DNA from Xiphophorus maculatus strain JP 163 A chromosome 6, X_maculatus-5.0-male, whole genome shotgun sequence:
TATGAAGCGTCCTGCGGTGGTGAAGTAAAATAACACATGTTTATAGAAGCTATGAATGATTCAGCTGAACGCAACAGACAGGAAAAGTAGCTGCTTCTTTCAGCATGTGGATTCCTCGCAGTCATGCGAGGTCGAGCAGGACTAGTTTTCTCGTCCATTCATCCCCGTTGGACCGGATGTTTTGCAGATTCTAGTCGAATCGTTTCATCTGAAGAAATATCTGCGAATGTTTGGTAAATCGGATTTAAACGCGTTTAATAAACGGCGTCtgatttcttcttgtttttacgATTTTTATAATAAGACGTGACTCCATATTGGAGATGAAATTTTGGGAACAAAATGAACTTTAGAGTCTATGAGCATAAGGAATGGTCTGAGTGAAGCGGCTTTTGGGGCAGCATTCATGGTGAATCTTTCCCAAACTCCTGGCTCGCATTTTGctgcaactgttttttttcttccacttagcTTTCCATCGAACAGCCAGATTTTTTTATCAGGGTCTGTTAAGCAGCTGTGAAGTCGGGAGTCTTCCTCCTGATTGTGAAGtgatctttattttctttctgctctaaatggattaaaatgcatttttgtcttttgtttgttttgttgcataaGAACCCTCCTTTCGCCTCGTTCGTTCAGAAAGCGCGGACAAGGCCCTTCATTCAGCGCTCGGAGGCCCAGTACAGGAGGCCGGAGGTGCTGAGGCGGCCCTACCGGCAGCCCGATCCACAGAGAGGCCAGAACGCGGCAGCGTCGTCGTCTAGGAGACCGTTCCAGCTGCGGCGACGGTGAGATCTGATGGGTCCCGCTTAGACACGGAGCCCCATCCCTCTGGAGCGTTTCCACAGCTTGTGCTTTCCTCTATGCAGACCTCTGCCGCCGGTCCAGCAGACGCAGAGGGAGGCTCGCCAGGCCACCTTCCTGTTCCGCAGAGGGCTCAAGGTGCGCAGCGATAACGCTGATATGGATGAAATCAGACCTGATGTTTCCCAAGGCGAAACATTTAATATCCTCTGTGCTGCGCAGGTTCAAGCCCAGGTACAGAAGACGAACCTTCACACTCCTCCAGTCAGAACACGACAGTAAGTCTCCTCAGTGTGATTGGTTGGGTCCATTAGAAAGAGAGGCTGGGCGTCCCTTAAAGTTCATATATCTAAAATTAATGCCttataaattgattttaaaaaatagacatGTATATCTGTTTGCATGACGCAGCTCTCCTGCTTGCCCACTAGGTGGCGCACGTCTACAGCCGGCAGTGGAATTCTGACCGTTTCTATTGACAACCCGACAGCCAGAACTCAACCAGAGTGAGCGTTCAGTGCCACCTCCTCCGAAGTAGAAAGTTCTGTGGAGAGATAACGTATCTTAACACACCTCTGCCTCCAACAGCATCTGTGTTTAACTTGCTCGTAGGCCCCCTACTGCGTGGACGCTGCACCCGCCGCCTGTCAGCTCGGCTCCGGTTAAGGCGGAAACGGAGGAGAAGAAGATCCCTAAAGGAGTCCCTCTGCAGTTTGACATCAACAGCGTCGGGAAGCCGGTAAGAAGACGTTTGGATTTCTTCCTGCaggtgatttattttatttttttttcggGCATTCATTATAGTgtccgttttgttttttgcctccCCAGCAAACGTCGATGACTCTGAACGAGCGATTCCGCATCCTCAAAGATCGGCGCGTCGCCACGGCGCAGAGCAGCCGGGGCAGCAGGTTTGTTACCGTGGGTTAGCCCGACGCGACAGAAGAGACGACGCCCCAAAGACCCTCCGTCCCGCTCTGACTCCGCCCCAACGACGGGACATGTGCCGAGTCGCTGTGATGCCACTGAGAGGGAAGCCTGAATGGGACAAATAAGCAGGATTCACACGGCTGCTCTGTCACCGGAGCAGTTGGGGAAAAAGCTTCCGTTTTCTTCTTGATGTCGGTGTATTCAACTTTTTGTGTTGTGACAACTCAGTGCAGGggaatatttttaactttttttttctccccgtTATGACTCGGAACTGTTAAAACTAcgaacactttttaaaaagcattttgttgtcAGAGAAGACGACGGTGTATTTGCTAGGATGGTGTGTGGGGAAAGAACGTTTTTCTGCCATGAGTTTTGTAagttctttaaataaaagattgtCTAAATACTGATCCTGATACAGCATTATGACCATGACTTCTGATTctcagtattttttaaaaatcaaaatttttgagctttatatcatgttatactGCTAATCcattatcaaaaacatacctggagcttttctttcattctttcctaCATCTTTGAGAAATTCTCTAATCTCcagtggcaaccattcagctgtgcgaaacacctgggtggacctagccccgcctcctTGGAGCTTTCCCTCTGGGATTAGTTACTTTAACTGTATAATTTAGACCTAAAGAGCAAGCAGCTACTGGGTTTTAAAACTAGTTCAGTCTGGAAAAATGAACTTAAACTGATCAAAGCTAGAGGCAAATTAACTGTCAACTTGTCACTTATTAGGTAAAAGCTGATAAGATTTACCAGCTAACAGGCCAAAAGCTAACAAGCGTCGAGTTATTAGGTGTGGTTGTTGTAATCCTGACCGGACACAACACGAGCCGAGCCACACTGGCACGTGAGAGCGAGTGAAACGACATCTTGGCATCGgaatattgcttttatttaaatacaataaaattttgCAAAGTAACAAAACTATTGGCATATGAAATTCAAACACCAttgaactgaacaaaaacatggcTCACTTCATTTCGTCTGCGACTAGTGTCGGCAACACtaggttttattttcaactcGCTGCTCGGCAACAgaaactccccccccccccccccaaatcATTTACACTGTTCAGACTATCTTACAAGAgtgctgaataaaaatgaggtAAGAAAGTGGTTTGAAGGTTACAGATCATGCAGAACATGCTGAACAGCAACGAAACTATTTTTGTGTAGGAggaagtaac
Protein-coding regions in this window:
- the fyttd1 gene encoding UAP56-interacting factor isoform X1 — translated: MKNGGFSTRRRKMAAVPDKVDMSLDDIIRLNKKEKQLIRRQANVNRGPFKKKGRLSQTRSGAAAQRGGGAPRGGAAVLRNRRVPPLVGRRRGQGVITGLAARRPAVLLKRAGGLNRSAASQNPPFASFVQKARTRPFIQRSEAQYRRPEVLRRPYRQPDPQRGQNAAASSSRRPFQLRRRPLPPVQQTQREARQATFLFRRGLKVQAQVQKTNLHTPPVRTRQWRTSTAGSGILTVSIDNPTARTQPEPPTAWTLHPPPVSSAPVKAETEEKKIPKGVPLQFDINSVGKPQTSMTLNERFRILKDRRVATAQSSRGSRFVTVG
- the fyttd1 gene encoding UAP56-interacting factor isoform X2, whose protein sequence is MKNGGFSTRRRKMAAVPDKVDMSLDDIIRLNKKEKQLIRRQANVNRGPFKKKGRLSQTRSGAAAQRGGGAPRGGAAVLRNRRVPPLVGRRRGQGVITGLAARRPAVLLKRAGGLNRSAASQKARTRPFIQRSEAQYRRPEVLRRPYRQPDPQRGQNAAASSSRRPFQLRRRPLPPVQQTQREARQATFLFRRGLKVQAQVQKTNLHTPPVRTRQWRTSTAGSGILTVSIDNPTARTQPEPPTAWTLHPPPVSSAPVKAETEEKKIPKGVPLQFDINSVGKPQTSMTLNERFRILKDRRVATAQSSRGSRFVTVG